Proteins from a single region of Longimicrobiales bacterium:
- the rimO gene encoding 30S ribosomal protein S12 methylthiotransferase RimO: protein MTMKTRDLPVFPISPGPVRPGVSPDVAPVHVEIDATGDENGPRIALITLGCDKNTVDSERMMAALVGYGARVSSDVADAEVVIVNTCGFIQSAKEQSIETILEACELKDEGDLKAVVAVGCLVQRHGDELEQEIPEVDLFLGLTELPTLIPELRSRGLLPDEESFVPTMEQPLRILSTETPHTSFLKISEGCDHTCAFCAIPLMRGLHRSQPVGELVREAAGLGAAGVREINIISQDTTWYGRDLRRHDRSAPLLPDLLRALIAGTDVPWYRLFYMYPSGMTRELVDLIASEERIVPYLDMPLQHGSDRILELMRRPERKNTIRERVGWLRDAVPDLTLRTTVIVGFPGETDDDFREMLDLLDEMRFERVGAFPYSVEVGTRAVDLPDRVPEDIIEERLEEVMEVQRGISLERNLELVGSTMTVLVDERIENDPDFTAAGRTVGQAIDVDGITHLRAPDNIRPGDLVTATIVEALDYDLIAEVNDSV from the coding sequence ATGACGATGAAAACCCGGGATCTTCCCGTATTCCCGATTTCTCCTGGCCCGGTCCGCCCTGGCGTCTCGCCTGATGTCGCTCCGGTTCATGTCGAGATCGACGCGACAGGCGATGAGAATGGTCCGCGCATCGCGCTGATCACGCTCGGATGTGACAAAAACACCGTCGACTCTGAACGGATGATGGCGGCGCTCGTTGGATACGGCGCACGCGTTTCGTCCGACGTCGCCGACGCCGAAGTCGTCATCGTAAACACGTGTGGATTCATCCAGTCGGCCAAAGAGCAGTCGATTGAGACGATCCTCGAAGCATGTGAGCTGAAGGACGAGGGCGACCTGAAGGCAGTTGTCGCGGTTGGTTGTCTCGTACAGCGCCACGGTGACGAACTTGAGCAGGAGATCCCCGAGGTCGACCTGTTCCTTGGGCTCACCGAGTTGCCGACGCTCATCCCGGAACTTCGAAGCCGTGGACTTCTTCCAGATGAAGAGTCGTTCGTTCCCACGATGGAGCAGCCTCTCCGAATTCTTTCGACAGAGACACCGCACACCTCTTTTTTGAAGATCAGTGAAGGTTGTGACCACACGTGTGCCTTCTGTGCGATTCCCCTAATGAGAGGGCTGCACCGGTCGCAACCGGTCGGCGAGCTCGTTCGTGAGGCTGCCGGACTCGGTGCAGCGGGCGTGAGAGAGATCAACATCATTTCGCAGGATACGACCTGGTACGGCCGGGATTTGCGGAGGCACGATCGGTCGGCGCCGCTGCTACCGGACCTGCTCAGGGCGCTGATCGCAGGCACTGATGTCCCGTGGTATCGGCTCTTTTACATGTATCCCTCGGGGATGACGCGTGAGTTGGTCGATTTGATTGCGAGCGAGGAGCGGATCGTCCCGTATCTCGACATGCCGCTTCAGCACGGGAGCGATCGAATCCTCGAGCTTATGCGGCGACCCGAGCGGAAGAACACGATTCGTGAGCGTGTGGGCTGGCTTCGCGATGCAGTGCCGGATCTGACGCTTCGGACGACGGTGATCGTCGGCTTTCCTGGCGAGACCGATGACGATTTCCGCGAGATGCTCGATCTCCTCGATGAGATGCGGTTTGAGCGGGTGGGCGCGTTCCCCTACTCGGTCGAAGTGGGGACCCGTGCGGTGGATCTTCCGGACCGGGTACCGGAAGACATCATCGAAGAACGCCTCGAAGAGGTCATGGAGGTGCAGCGCGGCATCTCCCTTGAGCGGAATCTCGAGCTTGTCGGATCGACGATGACTGTCCTGGTCGACGAACGTATTGAGAACGATCCTGATTTCACAGCCGCTGGCCGAACCGTCGGACAGGCGATCGACGTAGACGGGATTACACATCTTCGGGCCCCGGATAATATCCGCCCGGGGGATCTCGTGACCGCTACGATTGTCGAAGCCCTGGACTATGATCTGATCGCTGAAGTGAACGACTCCGTCTGA